One Microplitis mediator isolate UGA2020A chromosome 3, iyMicMedi2.1, whole genome shotgun sequence DNA segment encodes these proteins:
- the LOC130665209 gene encoding uncharacterized protein LOC130665209, giving the protein MAMQSGREEIPNPVYDNGVWRGTKIDLPEGYFKIGERVRSQFEKYPDFVGQIDGATGIKDTFNCMGARTTKCAVWLKKQGVSRGDVVGLCSKNHLDSCIPLLASFYVGAIFNPWWDSCLDEELVMYFINTTKPKVLFVDEDNAEIIIKAMTKIDYSLPVVIFGEKTGLLSFKDILQTQNDDEVRKFKCTEIEAEDPALIMYTSGTTSAPKGALHSYRSCVHMAVHYPTDTTSQTILWFSSLCWITGVLVTIRSIIYKATMIVSHNLSEEEACRYIEKYKITRLTLGTSVANRFSKTEQVWKYDVSSMSLVLSGGGIFRNEVVEFLCTLFKNAAVHTGYGSTECGIIVVGKVEPNKLTSCGKTLANIEIKVVDPETNKILGPNENGELWCRSQTLMTRYWNNPATTEEAIDSEGWYHTGDLGYYDNDGDIFIVERIKELIKYRLHHVPPAAIESVIQDLPGVAEVAVVAKPSLEDLELPMAFVTKVPGMQITEAEINEAVEKKLHDRMKLRGGICFLEKMPYTNSKKISKKELRAMARALAENKQYSSAIDMAAKPSPREIPKPVYENGVWRGTKINLPEGYFKIGQRVRSQFEKYPDFVGQIDGATGKKDSFNCMGARTTKCALWLKKQGVSRGDVVGLCSRNHLDSCIPLLASFYLGAIFNPWWDSCLDEELVTYFINTTKPKVLFVDEDNAEIIIKAMTKIDYSLPVVIFSEKTGLLSFKDILQTQNDDEVSKFKCTEIEAEDPALILYTSGTTSSPKGALHSYRSFITMISYYPPDSTPHTVLWFSGLCWMSGLLTILRSITCKVTMIVYHNLGEEEACRLVEKYKVTRISMGTSTANRFSKTKGVWKYDVSSVVSVSYGGGIAIKEVVESLRNLFNNAVIYVAYGSTECGAVAGGKVDSSKLTSCGKVFFNTDLKIVDPETNKILGPNENGELWCRCRTLMTRYWNNPAATEEAIDSEGWYHTGDLGSYDNDGDIFIFERIKELIKYRLHHVPPAAIESVIQDLPGVAEVAVVAKPSLEDLELPMAFVTKVPGMQITEAEINEAVEKKLHDRMKLRGGICFLEKMPYTSSKKISKKELRAMARCLAENKNSSATDMAAKPSPREIPKPVYENGVWRGTKINLPEGYFKIGQRVRSQFEKYPDFVGQIDGATGKKDTFNCMGARSTKCAVWLKKQGVSRGDVVGLCSKNHLDSCIPLLASFYLGAIFNPWWDSCLDEELVMYFINTTKPKVLFVDEDTAEIIIKAMTKIDYSLPVVIFGEKTGLLSFKDILQTQNDDEVRKFKCTEIEAEDPALILYTSGTTSLPKGALHSYRSFITMISYYPPDSTPHTVLWFSGLCWLSGLLTVLRSIICNVTMIVYHNLGEEEACRLVEKYKVTRITMGTSTANRISKTNEVWKYDVSSVVFVACAGGIAKKEVIESLQNLFKNAAIYAAFASSECGAVTGGIVEPNKLTTCGKVFFNTDLKIVDPETNKILGLNESGELCCRCRTLMTRYWNNPAATAEAIDSKGWYHTGDLGYYDNDGDIFIVERIKELIKYRLHHVPPAAIESVIQDLPGVAEVAVVAKPSLEDLELPMAFVTKVPGMQITEAEINEAVEKKLHDRMKLRGGICFLEKMPYTTTKKISKKELRAMARRLAENKK; this is encoded by the exons ATGGCTATGCAGAGTGGTAGAGAAGAG atTCCGAACCCTGTTTATGATAATGGAGTTTGGAGAGGAACGAAAATTGATTTGCCAGAGGGATACTTTAAAATCGGAGAGAGAGTTCGTAgtcaatttgaaaaatatccaGATTTCGTAGGACAG ATTGACGGTGCGACGGGAATAAAAGACACGTTCAATTGTATGGGTGCAAGAACTACAAAGTGCGCAGTATGGCTTAAAAAACAAGGCGTCAGTCGTGGAGATGTCGTTGGTCTGTgttcaaaaaatcatttggACAGTTGCATACCGCTTTTAGCTTCTTTCTATGTAGGAGCTATTTTCAACCCCTGGTGGGACAGTTGTTTAGATGAAg AACTGGTgatgtattttataaacacAACAAAGCCAAAAGTATTGTTTGTTGACGAGGACAATGCGGAAATAATTATCAAGGCAATGACTAAAATTGATTATTCATTGCCTGTAGTAATTTTCGGTGAAAAAACTGGTCTGCTATCTTTCAAAGACATTTTGCAGACTCAAAATGACGATGaagttagaaaatttaaatgtacgGAAATAGAAGCTGAAGACCCAGCGTTAATAATGTACACTTCAGGAACAACAAGCGCTCCAAAAGGAGCTTTACATTCTTACCGATCATGTGTTCATATGGCCGTCCATTACCCAACTGACACTACATCACAAACTATTCTATGGTTTTCCAGCCTCTGCTGGATAACTGGAGTATTGGTAACCATAAGATCAATTATCTATAAAGCTACGATGATTGTTTCTCATAATTTGAGCGAAGAAGAGGCTTGCAGATACATAGAAAAGTATAAG ATTACGCGACTAACCTTGGGTACAAGTGTAGCGAACCGATTTAGTAAAACAGAGCAAGTATGGAAGTATGATGTGTCATCAATGAGTTTGGTGCTTAGCGGCGGAGGAATTTTCAGAAATGAGGTCGTAGAATTTTTATGTACTCTATTTAAGAATGCAGCTGTTCACACCGGTTAtg GTAGCACTGAGTGTGGAATAATAGTGGTTGGGAAAGTTGAGCCTAATAAATTAACTTCATGTGGTAAAACACTTGCTAACATAGAAATCAAAGTAGTGGATCCTGAAACTAATAAAATTCTTGGACCGAATGAAAATGGAGAGTTGTGGTGCCGAAGCCAAACGTTAATGACTCGATACTGGAATAATCCAGCAACAACTGAAGAAGCTATCGACTCAGAAG GATGGTACCACACTGGAGACCTGGGGTATTATGACAACGATGGTGATATTTTCATTGtcgaaagaataaaagaattgATAAAATACCGCCTTCATCATGTACCGCCAGCAGCCATCGAAAGTGTAATTCAAGATCTTCCGGGAGTTGCGGAAGTAGCAGTTGTTGCTAAACCAAGTCTTGAAGATCTAGAACTTCCAATGGCTTTTGTTACCAAAGTGCCCGGAATGCAA ATTACTGAGGCTGAAATTAATGAAGCCGTAGAAAAAAAACTCCACGACAGAATGAAACTTCGAGGCGGGAtttgttttttggaaaaaatgcCCTATAccaattcgaaaaaaatatctaaaaaagaaCTTCGTGCCATGGCAAGAGCTTTAGcagaaaataaacaata TTCAAGTGCAATAGATATGGCTGCGAAACCAAGTCCACGAGAG attCCGAAACCTGTTTATGAAAATGGAGTTTGGAGaggaacaaaaattaatttgccaGAGGGATACTTTAAAATCGGACAGAGAGTTCGTAgtcaatttgaaaaatatccaGATTTCGTAGGACAG ATTGACGGTGCAACGGGAAAAAAAGACTCGTTCAATTGTATGGGCGCAAGAACTACAAAGTGCGCGTTATGGCTTAAAAAACAAGGCGTTAGTCGTGGAGATGTCGTTGGTCTGTGTTCAAGAAATCATTTGGACAGTTGCATACCACTTTTAGCTTCTTTCTATTTAGGAGCTATTTTTAACCCCTGGTGGGACAGTTGTTTAGATGAAg AACTGGTgacgtattttataaacacaACAAAGCCAAAAGTGTTGTTTGTTGACGAGGACAATGCGGAAATAATTATCAAGGCAATGACTAAAATTGATTATTCATTGCCTGTAGTAATTTTCAGTGAAAAAACTGGTCTGCTATCTTTCAAAGATATTTTGCAGACTCAAAATGACGATGAAGTTAGCAAATTCAAATGTACGGAAATAGAAGCTGAAGACCCAGCGTTAATATTGTATACATCAGGAACAACAAGTTCTCCAAAGGGAGCTCTACATTCTTACCGATCATTCATTACTATGATAAGTTATTACCCACCAGACTCTACACCCCATACTGTTCTATGGTTTTCTGGACTCTGCTGGATGTCTGGACTACTAACAATCTTACGGTCAATTACATGCAAAGTTACGATGAttgtttatcataatttaGGCGAAGAAGAAGCCTGTAGGCTCGTAGAAAAATACAAG GTTACTCGGATATCAATGGGTACAAGCACAGCTAATAGATTCAGTAAGACAAAAGGCGTATGGAAGTATGATGTATCATCAGTTGTTTCAGTAAGCTATGGTGGCGGAATCGCTATAAAAGAAGTTGTCGAATCCTTAcgtaatttattcaataatgcAGTTATTTACGTCGCTTATG gTAGCACCGAATGTGGAGCAGTAGCAGGAGGAAAAGTTGACTCCAGCAAATTAACCTCATGTGgaaaagtatttttcaatACAGATCTAAAAATAGTTGACCCTGAAACTAATAAAATTCTTGGACCGAATGAAAATGGAGAGTTGTGGTGCCGATGCCGAACATTAATGACTCGTTACTGGAATAATCCTGCAGCAACTGAAGAAGCTATCGACTCAGAAG GATGGTACCACACTGGAGACCTGGGGTCTTATGACAACGATGgtgatattttcattttcgaaagaataaaagaattgATAAAATACCGCCTTCATCATGTACCGCCAGCAGCCATCGAAAGTGTAATTCAAGATCTTCCGGGAGTTGCGGAAGTAGCAGTTGTTGCTAAACCAAGTCTTGAAGATCTAGAACTTCCAATGGCTTTTGTTACCAAAGTGCCCGGAATGCAA ATTACCGAGGCTGAAATTAATGAAGCCGTAGAAAAAAAACTCCACGACAGAATGAAACTTCGAGGTGGGAtttgttttttggaaaaaatgcCCTATACatcttcgaaaaaaatatctaaaaaagaaCTCCGTGCCATGGCAAGATGTTtagcagaaaataaaaa TTCAAGTGCAACAGATATGGCTGCGAAACCAAGTCCACGAGAG attCCGAAACCTGTTTATGAAAATGGAGTTTGGAGaggaacaaaaattaatttgccaGAGGGATACTTTAAAATCGGACAGAGAGTTCGTAgtcaatttgaaaaatatccaGATTTCGTAGGACAG ATTGACGGTGCAACGGGAAAAAAAGACACGTTCAATTGTATGGGCGCAAGAAGTACAAAGTGCGCAGTATGGCTTAAAAAACAAGGCGTTAGTCGTGGAGATGTCGTTGGTCTGTgttcaaaaaatcatttggACAGTTGCATACCGCTTTTAGCTTCTTTCTATTTAGGAGCTATTTTTAACCCCTGGTGGGACAGTTGTTTAGATGAAg AACTGGTgatgtattttataaacacAACAAAGCCAAAAGTGTTGTTTGTTGACGAGGACACCGCGGAAATAATTATCAAGGCAATGACTAAAATTGATTATTCATTGCCTGTAGTAATTTTCGGTGAAAAAACTGGTCTGCTATCTTTCAAAGACATTTTGCAGACTCAAAATGACGATGAAGttaggaaatttaaatgcACGGAAATAGAAGCTGAAGACCCAGCGTTAATATTGTATACATCAGGAACAACAAGCCTTCCAAAGGGAGCTCTACATTCTTACCGATCATTCATTACTATGATAAGTTATTACCCACCAGACTCTACACCCCATACTGTTCTATGGTTTTCTGGACTCTGCTGGTTGTCTGGACTACTAACAGTCTTACGGTCAATCATATGCAACGTTACGATGATTGTTTACCACAATTTAGGTGAAGAAGAAGCTTGTAGGCTCGTAGAAAAATACAAG GTTACTCGGATAACGATGGGAACAAGCACAGCTAATAGAATCAGTAAGACGAATGAAGTATGGAAGTACGATGTGTCATCAGTCGTTTTTGTAGCCTGTGCCGGCGGAATCGCTAAAAAAGAAGTCATCGAatctttacaaaatttattcaaaaatgcAGCTATTTACGCCGCTTTTG cTAGCAGCGAATGTGGAGCAGTAACAGGAGGAATTGTTGAGCCTAATAAATTAACCACATGCGgaaaagtatttttcaatACAGATCTGAAAATAGTCGACCCTGAAACTAATAAAATTCTTGGACTGAATGAAAGTGGAGAGTTGTGTTGCCGATGCCGAACATTAATGACTCGTTACTGGAATAATCCAGCAGCAACTGCAGAAGCTATCGACTCAAAAG GATGGTACCACACTGGAGACCTGGGGTATTATGACAACGATGGTGATATTTTCATTGtcgaaagaataaaagaattgATAAAATACCGCCTTCATCATGTACCGCCAGCAGCCATCGAAAGTGTAATTCAAGATCTTCCGGGAGTTGCGGAAGTAGCAGTTGTTGCTAAACCAAGTCTTGAAGATCTAGAACTTCCAATGGCTTTTGTCACCAAAGTGCCCGGAATGCAA ATTACCGAGGCTGAAATTAATGAAGCCGTAGAAAAAAAACTCCACGACAGAATGAAACTTCGAGGCGGGAtttgttttttggaaaaaatgcCCTATACaactacgaaaaaaatatctaagaaAGAACTCCGCGCCATGGCAAGACGTTtagcagaaaataaaaaataa
- the LOC130664593 gene encoding GTP-binding protein 128up produces the protein MSTILEKIAAIEAEMSRTQKNKATSGHLATLKAKLAKLRRELITPKGGGGGAGEQGFEVAKTGDARIGFVGFPSVGKSTLLSTLAGVYSEVAAYEFTTLTTVPGCIKYKGAKIQLLDLPGIIEGAKDGKGRGRQVIAVARTCSLIFIVLDVLKPLGHKRLIEHELEGFGLRLNKQPPNITFRKKEKGGVNLQTMCTQTELDLDTVKSILSEYRIHNADITLRYDASADDLIDVIEGNRVYVPCIYLLNKIDQISIEELDVIYKIPHCVPISAHHKWNFDDLLEKMWDYLQLVRIYTKPKGQLPDYNSPVVLNKERRTVEDFCNKLHRSIAKEFKYALVWGSSVKHQPQKVGKDHVLSDEDVVQIVKKV, from the exons ATGAGTACGATATTGGAGAAAATAGCGGCCATCGAGGCTGAG ATGAGCCgaactcaaaaaaataaagcaaCCTCAGGTCACTTGGCAACTTTGAAAGCTAAGCTAGCTAAATTAAGACGTGAATTGATAACTCCAAAAGGTGGTGGCGGTGGTGCCGGAGAACAAGGTTTCGAGGTTGCGAAAACTGGAGATGCTAGGATTGGTTTTGTCGGTTTTCCTTCAGTAGGAAAATCAACTTTGCTTAGTACTCTAGCTGGTGTTTATTCAGAAGTTGCAGCTTATGAATTTACAACATTGACAACTGTTCCTGGTTGTATTAAATACAAGGGTGCGAAAATTCAG cTTCTGGATTTACCCGGTATTATTGAAGGTGCTAAAGATGGTAAAGGTCGTGGTAGACAAGTAATTGCTGTAGCGCGTACATGCagtcttatatttattgtCCTCGACGTACTGAAACCGCTGGGACACAAGAGACTCATTGAACATGAGTTGGAAGGTTTCGGGTTGAGATTAAATAAGCAACCGCCTAATATTACgttcagaaaaaaagaaaagggtGGAGTCAATCTACAAACTATG TGCACGCAAACAGAACTGGACTTAGATACcgtaaaatcaattttatctgAGTACAGAATTCATAACGCCGATATTACTCTGAGATACGACGCAAGCGCCGATGATCTTATTGATGTAATTGAAGGAAATCGCGTTTACGTACCGTGCATTTATTTGCTAAATAAAAtag ATCAAATAAGTATTGAAGAACTAGACGTTATCTACAAGATTCCTCACTGCGTACCGATTTCCGCTCATCATAAATGGAATTTTGATGACTTGCTTGAAAAAATGTGGGACTATCTCCAGCTTGTTAgaat ttacACTAAACCTAAAGGGCAACTTCCTGATTATAATTCACCCGTGGTATTGAATAAGGAAAGACGAACTGTTGaagatttttgtaataaacttCATCGATCTATTgctaaagaatttaaata tgcattGGTCTGGGGATCGTCGGTTAAACATCAGCCGCAAAAAGTAGGAAAGGATCACGTACTAAGTGATGAAGATGTTGTACAAATTGTGAAGAAAGTCTGA
- the LOC130664591 gene encoding centrosomal protein of 131 kDa — MINILHQKVTSKPPISKKIFKKTPGHNVGSRETRGGKSAKDEEEEKINECTECSDQESRGQDGFVKKNGPSDCNQNIIESDSCSLDQLCSMISDLEQSLDHQVVAVDTCIFPTENPVTFIDLDHMLEKEDCGSCGASSSTYDDIMSFLGTLEQDCPLAELETTLRPISNSGNTPRPGSNAEEPKEINELKSLIKNPSKVVMSDTTKDDLATALLQLEDREATLKLLKEELKNERKAACDKLETRKKEHASELQAQKNKYQNIIRRHQKFVEQLIEEKKQLSDKCNTLATTIKDMEVKHHREIKLAMEKHGIEIQRTRDMCLAGEKIRRERWLEAKTSKIKEITVKGLEPELRNMIDQHQQEIQDIRSAHMKELQEVELRAIRRANQQLEELRLELTASHDKVLASEKEAMRVRYQEKFDEQETLIQNQQRRFFEELQQEKKRFADELARRDAERDATVQQITSQCQEKIDKLVKQFEVDRKTLKENLDAEREAWVDNYKKQQTCKFEMAEARIRDECNRERDRQIELAISRLEKETRDMKQNLVKSSDSKLQCLRDKYEGELEISWENERTVREKFEVTATKLDALEIEFRKTECKLSKCLAELQEASRVEEKLTRERDHAKKLARQEIEIEKRQLEDKVGSLYKEIEQINANRDSNLAQLYSRIKLIITQKDITIKSMRRECDEVKNKCDHLEKLIDQQRKEYVLKAL, encoded by the exons ATGATAAATATCCTCCATCAAAAAGTAACTAGCAAGCCGccgataagtaaaaaaatatttaaaaaaacaccgGGACATAACGTCGGCTCGCGAGAAACACGTGGTGGTAAAAGTGCTaaagatgaagaagaagaaaaaataaatgagtgCACCGAGTGCTCGGATCAAGAGAGTCGTGGGCAGGAtggttttgttaaaaaaaacggACCTAGTGATTGCAACCAGAATATTATCGAAAGTGATTCTTGTTCCCTGGACCAGTTGTGCAGCATGATAAGTGATCTGGAGCAGAGTCTCGATCACCAGGTCGTTGCTGTGGACACTTGTATTTTTCCCACAGAGAATCCCGTTACTTTTATTGATCTAGATCac aTGCTAGAAAAAGAAGACTGTGGATCTTGCGGAGCTTCTTCTTCAACTTACGATGACATCATGTCTTTCTTGGGTACTCTGGAGCAAGATTGTCCACTTGCAGAGTTGGAAACTACCTTGAGACCTATAAGTAATTCAGGAAACACTCCAAGACCTGGGAGTAATGCCGAAGAACCGAaggaaataaatgaattgaagtcattgataaaaaatccAAGCAAAGTTGTGATGAGTGACACGACTAAAGATGACTTGGCTACGGCATTACTGCAGCTTGAAGATCGTGAAGCGACTCTGAAACTTTTGAAGGAAGAGCTGAAGAATGAACGCAAGGCTGCGTGCGATAAACTGGAGACGCGTAAGAAAGAACACGCATCTGAGTTGCAGGCACAGAAGAACAAGTACCAGAATATCATACGCCGGCATCAGAAATTTGTCGAGCAGTTGATTGAGGAGAAGAAACAGCTGAGTGATAAGTGCAACACACTGGCGACGACTATAAAGGATATGGAAGTCAAACATCATCGGGAAATTAAGCTCGCGATGGAGAAACACGGGATCGAGATCCAGCGCACGAGGGACATGTGTTTGGCGGGTGAGAAAATTAGACGGGAACGGTGGCTAGAAGCCAAGacgagtaaaataaaagagatAACGGTAAAGGGATTGGAGCCTGAGTTGAGGAATATGATTGACCAGCATCAACAGGAAATACAAGATATTCGTAGCGCGCATATGAAAGAACTCCAAGAGGTTGAATTGCGGGCTATCAGACGAGCTAATCAACAGTTAGAGGAACTGAGATTGGAACTTACTGCGAGCCATGACAAAGTATTGGCCAGTGAAAAGGAAGCTATGAGAGTTAGGTACCAGGAGAAGTTCGATGAGCAAGAGACGTTGATACAGAACCAACAGAGACGATTCTTTGAGGAGTTGCAGCAGGAAAAGAAGAGATTTGCTGATGAACTAGCGAGGAGAGACGCTGAAAGGGATGCTACTGTTCAGCAGATAACGAGTCAGTGTCaggaaaaaattgataagcTTGTCAAGCAGTTCGAGGTGGACAGAAAAACGCTGAAGGAGAATCTTGATGCTGAAAGAGAGGCCTGGGttgataattataagaaaCAGCAGACTTGTAAGTTCGAAATGGCCGAGGCGAGGATCAGGGACGAGTGCAATCGGGAGAGAGACCGGCAAATTGAACTGGCGATTTCGCGGCTTGAGAAGGAAACGCGCGATATGAAACAGAATTTGGTTAAAAGTTCAGACAGTAAATTGCAGTGTCTTAGGGATAAGTACGAAGGAGAATTGGAAATATCTTGGGAAAACGAACGGACggtaagagaaaaatttgaagtcACTGCGACGAAACTCGATGCGTTGGAAATTGAATTTCGTAAGACGGAGTGTAAACTCAGTAAGTGTTTGGCTGAGTTGCAGGAAGCGAGTCGTGTTGAAGAGAAGCTCACGCGAGAACGGGACCATGCGAAGAAACTCGCGAGACAGGAGATCGAGATCGAGAAACGTCAGCTTGAAGATAAAGTTGGATCGCTTTACAAAGAAATTGAACAGATAAATGCCAACAGGGATTCTAATTTGGCCCAATTGTACAgtagaataaaattgattataacCCAAAAAGACATTACGATAAAAAGTATGAGACGCGAATGCgatgaagtaaaaaataagtGTGACCACTTGGAAAAACTAATTGACCAACAGCGCAAAGAGTACGTCCTCAAAGCTCTGTAA